Below is a window of Candidatus Methylomirabilota bacterium DNA.
TCTTCATGCGAGCCCCACCGCCGTGCGCGCCCCCGGCAAGAGGCGGGCGCGCTCGCGGAGCCACCCGAGCACGGTCTCCGCGTTCCGGCCCGGCGGGAAGACCGGATACCAGACGCGCTCGATGCGCCCCCGCTCCACGTACCAGGCCATTCGTTTGATGAGGGTCGTCGGGCCTCCTCGCTCGACGGGGTACTCGAACGTCGGCAGGCGCAGACCGCGGGTCAGCGAGAGATCGCGGTCGCTCAGGATCTCGAAGGGCACGTGGTGGCGAGCGACGAACTCGCGCTGGTACGCCGTTTCCTGGGTGCTGACCCCGTAGACGACGACCCCCAGCGCGCCGAACTCCCGGAACAGATCGCGGAACCCGCAGCTCTGTGGCGTGCAGCCGCGGGCCCCTGGAATCGCGTCCCACGCCGGTCCGGCCGGCTTCCCGGCCTCGCCGGTGCGCGGGTAGAAGAACAACACGCTCGGCCGCGCCGCGATGTCCGCGAGATCGATCCACCGCCCGGCCGTGGACTGCAGCCGGACCGACGGCACCTGCGCCCCGGGCAGATGGTCGCAGGCGCCGTCGTCGACCGGCACGGGCAGGTCCGGGGGGAGGCGGTAGATCTCGTCGGTCATGATCTCGCGCGTTACCAGCCCCTGGTCTGCAGGAGCTCGGACTCCTTGAGCTTCGAGGTCTCGATCCCGGGCATCGCGTCGCCGAGTCCCTCGGAGACCTTGG
It encodes the following:
- a CDS encoding peroxiredoxin, giving the protein MTDEIYRLPPDLPVPVDDGACDHLPGAQVPSVRLQSTAGRWIDLADIAARPSVLFFYPRTGEAGKPAGPAWDAIPGARGCTPQSCGFRDLFREFGALGVVVYGVSTQETAYQREFVARHHVPFEILSDRDLSLTRGLRLPTFEYPVERGGPTTLIKRMAWYVERGRIERVWYPVFPPGRNAETVLGWLRERARLLPGARTAVGLA